The Virgibacillus dokdonensis genome includes a window with the following:
- a CDS encoding IS1182 family transposase yields MTNKQITQTQYTQTAANYQLYLPMDVEEMIPMDDSVRLHCLLCERMDYRELLQAYASKGRKPAVDPVILFKVITYAASQKIYSSRGIEKACRRDINFRWLLQGYAAPDHSTISRFKQKYLTDMVMEQLFFQQVVWLYQQEAITGETIYIDGTKIEAYANRYSFVWKKAITKHEAKMYTKWQALLEQINTTYCQIFTSPYETFLEDLKKVLVFLEKVKAKENITFVYGKGKRKTVLQRYHEQVKEMLQRKEHYDTSNQIMGEKRNSYSKTDHNATFMRMKDDPMRNGQLKPAYNVQAAVDAEFIVGINAFSDRNDTTTLIPMLQYVKEHLPFTYRNIVADSGYESEENYVYLKKQKQTAYIKPQNHERKKKASFKKDIRHRENMAYDKSTDTYTCANNQQLHAIRNYTRTSQTGYQSKVTVYECEDCTGCPLKEKCTKAKGNRQLHVAKEFLAYRETAQENILTETGTLYRMNRSIQVEGTFGVLKEDYHLKKFRTRGTGNVRNELLILAFGYNLNKIHTKIQANRLNLYYHPLKTA; encoded by the coding sequence ATGACCAATAAACAAATAACACAAACCCAGTATACGCAAACTGCAGCAAATTATCAATTATATTTACCGATGGATGTAGAAGAAATGATTCCTATGGATGATTCGGTCCGGCTCCACTGCCTCTTATGTGAAAGGATGGATTATAGAGAACTACTACAGGCATACGCTTCCAAAGGGAGAAAACCAGCAGTCGATCCAGTCATTCTATTTAAGGTCATTACCTACGCAGCCTCGCAAAAAATCTACTCTTCCCGAGGGATAGAAAAAGCATGTCGTCGGGATATCAATTTCCGTTGGCTTCTTCAAGGGTATGCAGCTCCTGATCATTCTACTATCAGTCGTTTCAAGCAAAAATATCTGACCGATATGGTGATGGAACAGCTCTTCTTTCAACAAGTCGTGTGGCTTTATCAACAAGAAGCAATTACCGGTGAAACCATCTATATCGATGGCACCAAAATCGAAGCGTATGCCAATCGGTATTCTTTCGTATGGAAAAAGGCAATCACCAAACATGAAGCCAAGATGTATACCAAATGGCAAGCCCTGCTGGAACAGATCAATACAACATACTGTCAGATTTTCACCAGTCCTTACGAGACCTTTTTAGAAGATTTGAAAAAAGTGCTTGTTTTCCTGGAGAAAGTAAAAGCGAAAGAAAACATCACGTTCGTTTATGGAAAGGGGAAAAGAAAAACGGTCCTTCAACGTTATCATGAACAAGTAAAGGAAATGCTTCAACGTAAAGAACACTACGATACTTCCAATCAGATTATGGGAGAGAAACGAAACAGTTATTCTAAAACAGACCATAATGCCACGTTTATGCGAATGAAAGATGATCCTATGAGGAATGGTCAACTCAAACCAGCTTATAATGTCCAAGCTGCCGTGGATGCGGAATTTATCGTTGGGATCAATGCGTTTTCCGATCGAAACGACACAACAACATTAATTCCAATGCTTCAATACGTAAAGGAACATCTTCCCTTTACCTATCGCAACATCGTCGCAGATTCTGGATATGAAAGCGAAGAAAATTACGTGTATTTAAAGAAGCAAAAACAGACGGCCTATATCAAGCCGCAAAATCATGAACGCAAGAAAAAAGCTTCTTTCAAAAAGGACATCAGACACCGAGAAAACATGGCTTATGATAAAAGCACAGATACCTATACCTGTGCCAATAACCAGCAGCTGCATGCCATTAGAAACTACACGCGAACCTCGCAGACTGGCTATCAATCTAAGGTAACCGTCTACGAATGTGAAGATTGTACAGGTTGTCCGCTCAAAGAAAAATGTACAAAAGCGAAAGGGAATCGCCAACTGCATGTAGCCAAGGAATTTCTGGCATACCGGGAAACAGCGCAAGAAAATATTCTAACAGAAACAGGCACACTGTACCGTATGAATCGTTCCATTCAAGTGGAAGGAACGTTCGGCGTACTGAAGGAAGATTATCATCTGAAGAAGTTTCGTACGCGAGGAACAGGTAATGTACGAAACGAACTTTTAATCCTGGCATTTGGTTATAATCTCAATAAAATACATACGAAAATCCAAGCTAATCGCCTAAACCTCTATTATCATCCATTAAAGACAGCTTAA
- the fmdA gene encoding formamidase, with product METLFKVDLNKPMDKQDIPGHNRWHPDIPAAFAVNPGESFRMECLEWTDGQIKNNDDPSDIRKVNLERVHVLSGPVYVNGVEPGDLLVVDILDIGTFGEQPWGFNGIFAKENGGSFLTDYYPQAAKSIWDFHGIYTTSRHIPNVKFAGLIHPGLMGVAPSQELLNEWNRREKELIASNPERVPPLANPPTEESVVLGNVTGSNFDRIAKEGARTVPPRENGGNCDIKDLSKGSRVYFPVFVEGAKLSVGDLHFSQGDGEITFCGGIEMSGWIELRVDVIKGGMAKYQIKTNPVYQPGPVNPHYNEYIVFQGVSVEPNGKQTYLDPNVAYRNACLNAIDFLKTQGYTGEQAYMLLSAAPVQGHLAGVVDIPNTCATVGIPKEIFTKNILPL from the coding sequence ATGGAAACGTTATTCAAGGTTGATTTGAACAAGCCAATGGATAAACAAGACATACCTGGACATAATCGTTGGCACCCTGATATACCTGCTGCATTTGCAGTAAATCCAGGGGAATCCTTTCGTATGGAGTGTTTGGAATGGACCGATGGACAAATTAAAAATAATGATGACCCCTCTGATATACGTAAAGTTAATTTAGAGCGTGTACATGTACTAAGTGGACCAGTATATGTAAATGGTGTGGAGCCCGGTGACTTGCTGGTCGTTGACATTCTTGATATTGGCACTTTCGGAGAGCAGCCATGGGGCTTTAACGGCATTTTTGCAAAAGAAAATGGCGGGAGCTTCTTAACCGACTATTATCCACAAGCCGCAAAATCTATTTGGGACTTTCACGGTATTTACACTACTTCAAGACATATACCTAATGTCAAATTTGCAGGATTAATTCATCCTGGGCTCATGGGTGTAGCTCCCTCTCAAGAACTTTTAAACGAATGGAATAGACGGGAAAAAGAATTAATTGCTTCTAATCCAGAACGAGTCCCTCCACTTGCTAATCCACCAACAGAAGAAAGTGTTGTTTTAGGTAATGTAACTGGTTCTAACTTCGACCGAATAGCCAAGGAAGGGGCTAGAACTGTTCCTCCTCGCGAGAATGGTGGCAATTGCGATATAAAAGACCTGTCTAAAGGTTCTCGTGTATATTTTCCAGTATTTGTTGAAGGGGCGAAATTATCTGTAGGAGACCTCCACTTCTCACAAGGTGACGGGGAAATCACCTTTTGTGGTGGAATAGAAATGTCTGGGTGGATTGAATTACGTGTGGATGTTATCAAAGGTGGTATGGCGAAATATCAAATAAAAACAAACCCTGTCTATCAACCAGGTCCAGTAAACCCACATTATAACGAATATATTGTCTTCCAAGGCGTATCCGTTGAGCCAAACGGAAAACAAACTTACTTAGATCCCAATGTCGCCTACCGCAACGCATGTTTAAATGCCATTGATTTTCTAAAGACGCAAGGATACACTGGAGAACAAGCCTATATGCTTTTATCTGCTGCACCAGTACAAGGGCATTTAGCAGGAGTTGTTGACATACCTAATACTTGCGCAACAGTTGGCATACCAAAAGAAATATTTACGAAGAATATCTTACCATTGTAA
- a CDS encoding YeeE/YedE family protein translates to MEAEIKKQQSIQSNQLLKLEYVLGIVAIISVFILGSVLLKTDMLFFRLLIGVGLGYTLTRAYTGFAGSINRAYATGSTKLLRAMALMFFVTTLATTTFLLYSNPTNYDLWINPINVGLIAGGLLFGFGMAFSSCCASGVLTDLATGFPRALITLLFFGIGIFIGFPIQHTASWVSDSWFSTSIGSQLQGGVFLPDLFKWDGLNGYVGAILLTALFCGITVYFAYRYERKRKQQNRYMEHETEKLQEQPDTFDSKDYKLFSQATYNRVFIKPWSLKQGAIVISVLFVLLMGVTKAGWGASTPFGIWFGKIVMFLGVSPESVASFTKMSADPFVLPFFEHPVSVQNFGILVGTVIYLLTAGKMKTMFLQGAHIQKREAALFALGGITMGLGTRLANGCNVGALFTPIANFSLSGWIFFIFLALGGIIGNMLAKRLF, encoded by the coding sequence ATGGAAGCAGAAATAAAAAAACAGCAATCGATCCAAAGTAATCAGTTGCTAAAATTAGAGTACGTATTAGGAATTGTTGCTATTATATCCGTTTTTATTTTAGGCAGCGTACTTCTAAAGACAGATATGTTATTTTTTAGACTACTCATTGGGGTGGGGCTTGGGTATACGTTAACACGTGCTTATACCGGTTTTGCTGGAAGCATTAATCGCGCTTATGCCACTGGTTCAACAAAATTGCTTCGAGCGATGGCATTAATGTTTTTTGTTACTACGTTAGCAACGACTACATTTTTATTGTATTCTAACCCTACAAACTACGATTTATGGATTAACCCAATTAATGTTGGCTTAATTGCAGGTGGATTGTTGTTCGGATTTGGCATGGCCTTCTCTTCATGCTGTGCATCAGGTGTGTTAACCGATTTAGCGACAGGTTTTCCTAGAGCACTAATCACCCTTTTATTTTTTGGTATTGGCATTTTTATTGGATTTCCAATTCAGCATACGGCTAGTTGGGTTTCTGATTCATGGTTTTCTACCTCTATAGGGAGTCAATTGCAAGGCGGCGTATTCTTACCGGATCTTTTTAAATGGGATGGTCTAAACGGATATGTTGGAGCTATTTTACTTACTGCACTCTTCTGTGGAATAACCGTCTATTTTGCCTATCGTTATGAAAGAAAAAGAAAGCAACAAAATCGATATATGGAACATGAAACAGAAAAATTACAAGAGCAACCGGATACATTTGATAGTAAAGATTATAAGCTATTCAGCCAAGCAACTTACAACCGTGTTTTTATTAAACCATGGTCTCTGAAACAAGGAGCAATTGTAATTAGTGTATTATTCGTATTACTAATGGGCGTTACAAAAGCTGGCTGGGGAGCTTCTACTCCGTTTGGTATTTGGTTTGGAAAAATAGTAATGTTCTTAGGAGTTTCGCCAGAATCCGTTGCTTCCTTTACCAAAATGTCAGCTGACCCGTTTGTATTGCCTTTCTTCGAGCATCCAGTATCTGTCCAAAACTTTGGTATCTTAGTAGGAACGGTTATCTATTTATTAACAGCTGGGAAAATGAAAACAATGTTTTTACAAGGTGCTCATATTCAAAAGAGAGAAGCAGCTCTATTTGCTTTAGGTGGGATTACTATGGGACTTGGCACAAGACTTGCCAATGGATGTAATGTCGGAGCATTATTTACTCCAATTGCAAACTTCTCCCTATCAGGTTGGATATTCTTTATCTTTTTAGCATTAGGCGGTATTATCGGTAATATGCTAGCTAAACGTTTATTTTAA
- a CDS encoding FAD-dependent oxidoreductase has product MNKKIVVIGGVAGGASAAARARRLDEHAEVIMFERGPHVSFSNCALPFHLSGIVENSDDLVLMNPVQFKKQYNIEARVNSDVISINRRNKTITVKNVLTGESYDESYDKLVLSPGANPIVPSIPGTEMDHVFTVRNVVDIAKLDAYVKQDTVKQVAVIGGGFIGIEVAENLRLAGLDVSLIEFSNQVMAPFDYDMAQILHKEMIDQGVNLVVDDGLAKIETNEIELQSGKKLAADAVVLAIGVKPETTLAEQAGLEIGQTSGIKVDHNYVTNDSDIYAVGDAIEVYHKQTHKPTRLALAGPAQRQARAAADHMNRIPHRNTGVIGSSCIHVFDLNAAATGLNEKEAKNAGISYDFVYIIPNDKVGLMPESHPIHFKLIYEYPTGKILGAQAIGKGNVDKRVDVIATMITMGGTLEDLKELELCYSPMFGTAKDVVNFAALVALNRLNGEFKQVPVTKVRELVENNAFIMDAREKHEYERGHLKNAVNIPLSEFRDRLDEIPQNEPVYVHCRSAQRSYNAVMALQHLGYTNVYNISGSFLGICLYEYYNDQVTGREKIVTAYNFK; this is encoded by the coding sequence ATGAATAAAAAAATTGTTGTTATCGGCGGTGTTGCCGGTGGCGCTTCAGCTGCAGCAAGAGCAAGAAGATTAGACGAACACGCTGAAGTGATTATGTTTGAGCGAGGCCCTCATGTGTCCTTTTCAAACTGTGCATTGCCATTTCACTTAAGTGGCATTGTTGAAAATAGCGATGATCTTGTACTAATGAACCCAGTCCAATTCAAAAAACAATACAATATCGAGGCACGTGTAAATAGTGACGTGATTTCTATTAATCGTAGAAATAAAACGATTACAGTGAAAAATGTGCTAACTGGAGAAAGTTACGATGAGAGTTATGATAAACTCGTCCTCTCTCCTGGAGCAAACCCTATTGTTCCGTCTATACCTGGAACAGAAATGGACCATGTATTTACCGTACGAAACGTAGTTGATATTGCTAAATTAGATGCATATGTCAAACAAGATACCGTAAAGCAAGTAGCTGTCATTGGTGGTGGATTTATTGGTATCGAAGTTGCAGAAAATCTTCGCTTAGCTGGATTGGACGTATCGTTAATTGAATTCAGTAATCAAGTTATGGCTCCTTTCGATTACGATATGGCGCAAATCTTGCATAAAGAAATGATCGATCAAGGTGTGAACTTAGTTGTAGATGATGGCTTAGCAAAAATAGAAACAAATGAAATTGAACTGCAATCTGGTAAAAAACTAGCAGCAGACGCTGTCGTGCTTGCTATTGGTGTGAAACCAGAAACTACTTTAGCAGAGCAAGCTGGGCTTGAAATCGGACAAACTAGCGGCATTAAAGTAGATCATAATTACGTCACAAACGATTCTGATATATATGCAGTTGGAGATGCCATTGAGGTGTATCATAAACAGACCCACAAGCCTACTAGACTAGCTCTAGCAGGACCTGCGCAACGTCAAGCTCGAGCTGCTGCTGATCATATGAACCGAATTCCACATCGCAACACGGGAGTCATTGGTTCTTCTTGTATCCATGTGTTCGATTTAAATGCTGCGGCTACTGGGTTAAATGAAAAAGAAGCTAAAAATGCGGGTATTTCTTATGATTTTGTTTATATTATTCCAAATGATAAAGTTGGCTTAATGCCGGAAAGTCATCCAATTCATTTTAAATTAATTTATGAATATCCAACAGGAAAAATACTCGGTGCCCAAGCCATTGGCAAAGGCAACGTTGATAAACGCGTCGACGTCATTGCGACGATGATTACGATGGGTGGAACATTAGAAGATTTAAAAGAGTTGGAGCTTTGTTATTCTCCAATGTTCGGAACAGCGAAAGATGTTGTTAACTTTGCAGCATTAGTTGCGCTCAATCGTTTAAACGGCGAATTCAAGCAAGTTCCGGTAACAAAAGTACGTGAATTAGTAGAAAATAACGCTTTTATTATGGACGCTAGAGAAAAACATGAATACGAACGCGGTCATTTGAAAAATGCAGTGAACATACCTTTAAGCGAATTTAGAGATCGACTAGATGAAATCCCACAAAACGAGCCTGTATACGTGCACTGTCGTTCTGCACAGCGTAGCTATAATGCAGTGATGGCATTACAGCACTTGGGCTATACAAATGTGTATAATATATCAGGATCTTTTCTAGGAATCTGCTTATATGAGTATTATAATGACCAAGTAACTGGAAGAGAAAAAATCGTCACTGCGTATAACTTTAAGTAA
- a CDS encoding FmdB family zinc ribbon protein produces the protein MATYTFNCQLCGEFSVWHQSIKGNKQITTCPTCHAASKRVFKPPIIFQMDQTVKKQIERGMKPQLIKKQHLPSTPIGSKTKTKRPWQV, from the coding sequence ATGGCCACTTATACTTTTAACTGCCAATTATGTGGTGAATTTTCAGTGTGGCATCAAAGTATAAAAGGTAATAAACAAATAACGACCTGCCCAACTTGTCATGCTGCTTCCAAGCGGGTATTTAAACCACCCATTATCTTTCAAATGGACCAAACCGTAAAGAAACAAATTGAACGCGGAATGAAACCACAATTGATCAAAAAACAGCATTTGCCCTCAACACCTATTGGATCAAAAACGAAAACAAAGCGACCTTGGCAGGTTTGA
- a CDS encoding APC family permease — protein MKTTLNRFDILSLVLGSIIGWGAFTLPGIKFLPESGVINATIGLLLGGFAIIFIQKGYHIMMQQHAEDGGGFSYTFKNLGKMHGFIVGWSLILCYLSIVPLNATAFVLIVKILFGTNVEWFYLYDIAGYPVYLSEVLIASIVLILFAILNIRGLRKSSNVQNVMVLFLIINIVIVFIAMLFDTGSATISTNYIKNYTFNLSEIAKVVAIIPFLFVGFDIIPQVATQLKFKPEKATWIAILSVFSGVVAYSILTIVTALAFSPDQAKQLDWALGEAVLTHVGSIGFLLLIIALMTAVSGGINGFMISSSRLLASLSVYKLCHPKYKKLTRNAVPVNSVLFVTAISLLAPWFGREVIIYIVDMSSFLASIAYFYVCLISYKYTTTKWDQWLTFIGIIISISFILLLILPQSPGKLSTPSLIFMGLWGIIGFFYYRSYTKKHA, from the coding sequence ATGAAAACGACATTAAATCGCTTTGATATATTAAGCTTAGTATTAGGTTCTATTATCGGCTGGGGAGCATTTACGCTTCCCGGCATTAAATTTCTTCCAGAGTCTGGCGTTATTAATGCAACGATTGGTTTACTGTTAGGCGGATTTGCCATTATTTTCATTCAAAAGGGTTATCATATTATGATGCAGCAACACGCTGAAGATGGAGGCGGCTTTTCTTATACGTTTAAAAACCTAGGGAAAATGCATGGCTTTATTGTTGGCTGGTCTTTAATCCTTTGTTATTTAAGCATCGTCCCTTTGAATGCCACAGCTTTTGTTTTAATTGTTAAAATATTATTTGGAACGAACGTAGAATGGTTCTATCTTTACGATATTGCTGGGTACCCTGTATATTTATCGGAAGTACTAATAGCAAGCATCGTACTTATATTATTTGCCATTCTAAATATCAGAGGCTTACGGAAAAGCTCCAATGTTCAAAACGTAATGGTATTATTTTTAATCATTAATATTGTCATTGTTTTTATTGCCATGCTTTTTGATACTGGTTCAGCTACTATTTCCACGAATTATATAAAAAACTATACGTTTAACCTTTCAGAAATAGCCAAAGTCGTTGCCATCATTCCGTTTCTATTTGTGGGATTTGATATTATTCCTCAAGTAGCAACTCAGTTAAAATTCAAACCTGAAAAAGCGACATGGATAGCCATTCTTTCCGTTTTTTCTGGAGTAGTTGCGTACAGTATATTAACAATTGTAACTGCCCTTGCATTTTCTCCTGATCAAGCAAAACAATTAGATTGGGCCCTTGGCGAAGCAGTTTTAACCCATGTTGGAAGCATCGGATTTCTGTTATTGATTATTGCCCTAATGACTGCTGTATCTGGAGGAATTAATGGATTCATGATTAGTAGCAGCCGATTACTAGCTTCGTTATCCGTTTATAAGCTATGTCACCCTAAATATAAGAAACTGACCCGTAACGCCGTACCAGTAAATAGTGTTCTATTTGTCACTGCAATCAGTCTGCTTGCTCCTTGGTTTGGCAGAGAAGTGATTATTTACATTGTCGATATGTCATCATTTTTAGCTTCTATTGCGTATTTCTACGTATGCTTGATTAGTTATAAGTATACGACAACAAAATGGGATCAATGGCTAACGTTCATAGGAATTATTATAAGTATTAGTTTTATTTTACTTTTAATTCTCCCACAATCACCTGGGAAACTAAGTACACCTTCTCTCATTTTTATGGGATTATGGGGGATCATTGGATTCTTTTATTATCGTAGCTATACAAAAAAACATGCATAA
- a CDS encoding 2,3-butanediol dehydrogenase translates to MKAAIWYAKKDIRVEEVNEPTVHAGEVKIKVAWAGICGSDLHEYVAGPIIIPTEDPHPLTKKTAPVIMGHEFAGEVVEVGKDVTQVTVGDRVTVEPMITCGKCKACRQGRYNLCEVNAAFGLSGVGGGFSEYTVVSENMIHKIPEHMSYELAALVEPTAVAMHAVKLSHLKVGDTVAVFGAGPIGLLTIQASFLAGAKKVFAIELSEERRKVATKLGAVAIHPAETNVAEDIMKQTNGEGADVSFEATGVPVVLEQAVNSTKMGGEIVIESLWESKPELDANSFVFKELHLVGSIGYRNIFPTVIELIADGKLDVSDLITKKITLDNIVEEGFESLLQEKAQVKILIEP, encoded by the coding sequence ATGAAAGCAGCAATTTGGTATGCAAAGAAGGATATTCGTGTTGAAGAAGTTAATGAACCAACAGTTCATGCAGGGGAAGTGAAAATTAAGGTAGCTTGGGCTGGTATTTGTGGAAGTGATCTCCATGAATATGTTGCTGGACCAATTATAATCCCGACGGAGGATCCTCATCCGTTAACAAAAAAAACGGCACCCGTTATTATGGGACATGAATTCGCTGGAGAGGTAGTAGAAGTTGGAAAAGATGTTACGCAAGTAACGGTAGGTGATCGAGTTACGGTGGAGCCGATGATCACTTGTGGGAAATGTAAAGCTTGTCGTCAAGGTCGTTACAATCTTTGTGAAGTCAATGCAGCCTTTGGTTTGTCTGGTGTTGGTGGAGGCTTTTCTGAGTATACCGTTGTTTCGGAGAACATGATCCATAAAATTCCTGAACATATGAGCTATGAGTTAGCTGCTTTGGTTGAACCTACAGCAGTTGCCATGCATGCAGTAAAACTTAGTCACTTAAAAGTAGGTGATACAGTGGCTGTTTTTGGAGCAGGTCCAATAGGGTTATTAACAATACAAGCAAGCTTTCTAGCTGGAGCAAAAAAGGTATTTGCGATTGAATTATCAGAAGAGCGAAGAAAAGTTGCTACTAAGCTAGGGGCAGTGGCTATTCATCCAGCAGAGACAAATGTTGCCGAAGACATTATGAAGCAAACCAATGGAGAAGGCGCAGATGTTAGCTTTGAGGCTACAGGCGTTCCGGTAGTATTAGAACAAGCTGTCAACAGCACGAAAATGGGCGGAGAAATTGTTATTGAAAGTTTATGGGAATCCAAACCGGAATTGGATGCTAATAGCTTTGTTTTTAAAGAACTACATTTAGTCGGATCGATCGGTTATCGCAATATCTTCCCGACAGTGATTGAGTTAATAGCTGACGGCAAGCTTGATGTAAGCGATTTAATAACGAAAAAAATTACATTAGATAACATCGTGGAGGAAGGGTTTGAATCTCTTCTTCAAGAAAAAGCGCAAGTGAAAATATTGATTGAACCTTAG
- a CDS encoding DUF5085 family protein: protein MIVEQHHIAYTNVVSKYYQFVPEEIDIAIKDFQSILEKEGYHPDGRMLFTILSDPTSEVMQAEIFLPILESNFTISDEEQQVYFHSYFSVKPMIMTRLMDDFKAASQVKFWELMHYIRQNGLQQKTPVFVEYKTSHMGRRYVEMSVGV from the coding sequence ATGATTGTAGAACAACATCATATTGCTTATACAAATGTAGTTTCAAAATATTATCAGTTTGTACCGGAAGAAATTGATATAGCCATTAAAGATTTTCAATCTATTTTGGAAAAGGAAGGATACCATCCAGATGGTAGAATGTTATTTACTATTTTGAGCGACCCAACAAGTGAGGTTATGCAGGCAGAAATTTTTTTGCCAATTCTTGAAAGTAATTTTACAATTTCGGATGAAGAGCAGCAAGTATATTTTCATAGTTACTTTTCTGTCAAGCCAATGATAATGACACGCTTAATGGATGATTTTAAAGCAGCATCTCAAGTGAAGTTTTGGGAGCTAATGCACTATATAAGACAAAATGGATTGCAACAGAAAACCCCTGTGTTTGTAGAGTATAAGACTAGCCATATGGGAAGAAGATATGTGGAGATGAGTGTAGGAGTTTAA